In the genome of Altererythrobacter sp. TH136, one region contains:
- the dprA gene encoding DNA-processing protein DprA has protein sequence MSLSQEEAFARIRLLRSPNIGPVSFRQLLRRFGTAEAAIDALPDLARRGGAPYRAAPPEIIAEEISQVRRARARYLFHDQPDYPPLLAEVDSAPPVLTWRGDVSLAAKPCVAIVGARNASAAAVKLARDFAAALSEAGFTVVSGLARGIDGAAHRGALPATIGVIASGIDITYPPEHIELQEEVAGRGLLIAEQIPGTEPRGRHFPSRNRIIAGLASGTLVVEAAPKSGSLITARLAAEAGREVMAIPGSPLEARATGCNQLIRDGAMLVQTPDDVIELLSGFDGTPRSSFREAAPAFLFADEELADAEPADVTSLLTTAPVAVDELIRQSGEPPASVQLALLELEIAGRLTRHAGGRVSLAA, from the coding sequence GTGAGCTTGTCGCAGGAGGAAGCGTTCGCGCGCATTCGGCTGCTGCGATCGCCCAATATCGGCCCGGTCAGTTTCCGCCAGCTCCTCCGCCGCTTCGGCACCGCGGAAGCCGCGATCGACGCACTGCCCGACCTCGCCCGGCGCGGCGGCGCGCCTTATCGTGCCGCGCCGCCCGAGATCATTGCGGAGGAAATCTCGCAAGTCCGCCGCGCCCGCGCCAGGTACCTGTTCCACGACCAGCCCGATTACCCGCCGCTGCTGGCGGAGGTCGACAGTGCGCCGCCGGTCCTCACATGGCGCGGTGACGTGTCGCTGGCGGCAAAGCCATGTGTGGCGATCGTCGGCGCGCGCAACGCCTCGGCCGCGGCGGTGAAACTGGCGCGCGATTTTGCCGCAGCGCTGTCGGAGGCGGGGTTCACCGTCGTATCGGGTCTGGCGCGCGGGATCGACGGCGCGGCACACCGCGGGGCACTGCCTGCCACCATCGGGGTGATCGCGAGCGGGATCGACATCACCTATCCGCCTGAACACATCGAGTTGCAGGAGGAAGTCGCCGGTCGCGGCCTGCTGATCGCCGAGCAGATCCCCGGCACCGAGCCGCGCGGCCGCCACTTCCCCAGTCGCAACCGCATCATCGCCGGGCTCGCCAGCGGCACACTGGTGGTCGAGGCCGCGCCCAAGTCCGGCTCGCTGATCACCGCGCGGCTGGCGGCGGAGGCCGGGCGAGAGGTCATGGCGATCCCCGGCAGCCCGCTGGAGGCTCGCGCCACCGGGTGCAACCAGCTGATCCGCGATGGTGCGATGCTGGTGCAGACGCCGGATGACGTGATCGAGCTGCTGAGCGGGTTCGACGGCACCCCGCGCTCCAGCTTCCGCGAGGCCGCCCCGGCGTTCCTGTTCGCCGACGAGGAACTGGCTGACGCGGAACCTGCCGATGTGACCAGTCTGCTGACCACCGCTCCGGTGGCGGTTGATGAACTCATCCGCCAGTCGGGCGAGCCCCCGGCATCGGTACAGCTTGCGCTGCTGGAGCTGGAGATCGCCGGGCGATTGACGCGCCATGCGGGAGGGCGGGTGTCGCTGGCCGCTTGA
- the plsY gene encoding glycerol-3-phosphate 1-O-acyltransferase PlsY, producing MDYVLAALTGYLLGSVPFGLLLTRGFGAGDVREIGSGSIGATNVLRTGRKGLAAATVLLDAGKGVAAVLLAAVLWPGTEGLAAVAAIVGHCFPVWLRFKGGKGFATAAGVVLALAWPVFLVCAAIWAATLAVSRISSVSSMLAVIAAPLAAWALDYEELSLTLVAIAAIVLVQHRANIGRLLRGEEPRVGRSK from the coding sequence ATGGACTATGTGCTGGCGGCGTTGACCGGATACCTGCTCGGTTCAGTGCCGTTCGGGCTGCTGCTGACCCGCGGCTTCGGCGCGGGCGACGTGCGGGAGATCGGTTCGGGCAGCATCGGGGCGACCAACGTGTTGCGCACCGGGCGCAAGGGGCTGGCGGCGGCAACCGTGCTGCTCGATGCGGGCAAGGGCGTGGCGGCGGTCCTGCTCGCGGCGGTGCTGTGGCCGGGTACCGAGGGGCTGGCCGCGGTGGCGGCGATTGTCGGCCACTGCTTCCCGGTGTGGTTGCGGTTCAAGGGGGGCAAGGGCTTCGCCACCGCGGCGGGGGTGGTGCTGGCGCTCGCCTGGCCGGTGTTCCTCGTCTGCGCCGCCATCTGGGCAGCGACGCTGGCGGTGAGCCGGATTTCGTCGGTCTCATCGATGCTCGCCGTCATTGCAGCGCCGCTTGCGGCGTGGGCGCTCGATTACGAAGAACTGTCGCTCACGCTGGTGGCGATCGCCGCGATCGTGCTGGTCCAGCACCGCGCCAACATCGGCCGGCTGCTGCGCGGCGAGGAACCGCGGGTGGGCCGCTCCAAGTGA
- the murI gene encoding glutamate racemase: MHESIAPAAPILLFDSGVGGLTVLAELRKVLPQAPIIYAADTAGLPYGAKSEAEIAARVAGLLGVLSERYRPRLAVIACNTASTIALGMVREVLQIPIVGTVPAIKPAAALTRTGTVGLLGTAATIRQRYVDQLEAEFAVGKHVVRFPAPGLVEAAEAKMRGDPVDPAIIHDAVHGLLAQPWGDQIDTVVLACTHFPLLADELARAFPRPVTFVDGAEGIARRTASLLAGQPFARSEPDLAVFTAEPDSRASFARMLSTYGLERVERL; encoded by the coding sequence TTGCATGAAAGCATCGCGCCTGCCGCCCCGATCCTGTTGTTCGATTCAGGAGTAGGCGGCCTCACCGTGCTGGCCGAGCTGCGCAAGGTCTTGCCGCAGGCGCCCATCATCTACGCCGCGGACACCGCCGGGTTGCCCTATGGCGCGAAGAGCGAGGCGGAGATCGCCGCCCGGGTCGCCGGGCTGCTCGGCGTGCTGAGCGAGCGCTATCGGCCGCGCCTGGCCGTCATCGCCTGCAATACCGCCAGCACGATCGCGCTCGGCATGGTGCGCGAGGTTCTCCAGATCCCGATCGTCGGCACCGTGCCGGCCATCAAACCCGCCGCCGCGCTCACCCGAACCGGCACGGTAGGCCTGCTCGGCACCGCCGCCACCATCCGGCAACGCTACGTCGACCAGCTCGAGGCGGAATTTGCGGTCGGCAAGCACGTCGTCCGGTTTCCAGCGCCCGGATTGGTCGAAGCGGCCGAGGCAAAGATGCGGGGGGATCCGGTCGATCCGGCCATCATCCACGACGCCGTCCACGGCCTGCTCGCCCAGCCGTGGGGCGACCAGATCGACACGGTGGTGCTCGCCTGCACGCACTTCCCGCTTCTGGCGGACGAGCTTGCCCGCGCCTTCCCCCGCCCCGTGACTTTCGTCGACGGAGCGGAAGGGATCGCCCGGCGCACGGCAAGCTTGCTCGCAGGGCAGCCATTCGCCCGCAGCGAACCCGATCTGGCGGTGTTCACCGCCGAGCCGGACAGCCGTGCGTCGTTCGCACGGATGCTGTCCACCTACGGTCTGGAGCGCGTCGAACGCCTGTAA
- the hemA gene encoding 5-aminolevulinate synthase, which translates to MNYDQIFDQAIDRLHTEGRYRVFIDILRNKGAFPNARCFAGHNGPKPITVWCSNDYLAMGQHPKVIAAMEHALHDVGAGSGGTRNIGGNSHYHVELEAELSDLHGKEAALLFTSGYVSNDATLSTLAKLLPGCVIFSDELNHASMIAGIRNSGAEKRVFRHNDLAHLEELLAAEDPDVPKLIAFESVYSMDGDVAPIHAICDLAEQYNALTYIDEVHAVGMYGARGGGISERDEAAHRIDIIEGTLGKAFGVMGGYIAADRKIVDCIRSYAPGFIFTTSLSPVLAAGVLAAVRHLKQSSEEREGQQAAAACLKTMFAEAGLPVMPSTTHIVPLMVGDPVRAKKISDILLAEYGVYVQPINYPTVPRGTERLRFTPGPAHNEAMMRALTDALVEIWDRLDLQQAQAA; encoded by the coding sequence GTGAACTACGACCAGATCTTCGACCAGGCGATCGATCGCTTGCACACCGAAGGGCGCTACCGCGTCTTCATCGACATTCTGCGCAACAAGGGTGCGTTCCCCAACGCGCGCTGCTTTGCCGGCCACAACGGTCCCAAGCCGATCACCGTCTGGTGCTCGAACGATTACCTCGCGATGGGCCAGCACCCCAAGGTCATCGCCGCGATGGAACACGCGCTGCACGACGTCGGCGCAGGTTCGGGCGGCACGCGCAACATCGGCGGCAATTCGCATTACCACGTGGAGCTTGAGGCCGAGCTGTCGGATCTCCATGGCAAGGAAGCCGCGCTGCTGTTCACCAGCGGCTATGTCTCCAATGACGCGACCCTGTCGACGCTGGCCAAGCTGCTGCCGGGCTGCGTGATCTTCTCCGACGAGCTGAACCACGCCAGCATGATCGCCGGCATCCGCAACTCGGGTGCCGAGAAGCGGGTGTTCCGCCACAACGATCTTGCGCACCTGGAAGAACTGCTCGCCGCCGAAGACCCGGACGTACCCAAGCTGATCGCGTTCGAAAGCGTCTATTCGATGGACGGCGACGTCGCGCCCATTCACGCGATCTGCGACCTGGCCGAACAGTACAACGCCCTCACCTACATCGACGAAGTCCATGCCGTGGGCATGTACGGCGCGCGCGGCGGCGGCATTTCGGAACGCGACGAAGCGGCGCACCGGATCGACATCATCGAAGGCACGCTGGGCAAGGCATTCGGCGTGATGGGCGGCTACATCGCCGCCGATCGCAAGATCGTCGACTGCATCCGCAGCTATGCGCCGGGCTTCATCTTCACCACTTCGCTATCGCCGGTGCTGGCTGCCGGCGTGCTCGCCGCGGTGCGCCATCTCAAACAATCGAGCGAGGAGCGCGAAGGCCAGCAGGCAGCCGCCGCTTGCCTGAAAACGATGTTCGCCGAAGCGGGCTTGCCGGTCATGCCCAGCACCACGCACATCGTGCCGCTGATGGTCGGCGATCCCGTCCGGGCAAAGAAGATCAGCGACATCCTGCTCGCCGAGTACGGGGTCTACGTGCAGCCGATCAATTACCCCACCGTGCCGCGCGGGACGGAGCGTCTGCGCTTCACCCCCGGCCCCGCGCACAACGAAGCGATGATGCGCGCGCTGACCGATGCGCTGGTGGAAATCTGGGACCGGCTCGACCTTCAGCAAGCGCAGGCGGCTTGA
- a CDS encoding EAL domain-containing protein, with protein sequence MAVRNLWKGLSGGAGDNLTSDGLRLSVLEDFEQTGLAWIWASDADGVLSYLSPGAAEAMGLPLANLLGRPLATLFETDPEHPDTHSARPLGFQISAHNRIVDVTVRCALPEARTGRPVWLSLSGQPKVDLTGRFHGYRGSAKDISVEYQRQIEDSRLAEYDSLTGLYNRHRMHRRLESVLAAFKAAKRNCALMMLDLDRFKQVNDTMGHPAGDDLLRQVAERLRNIIGDRGEIGRLGGDEFQVIIPDVDDRGKLGELADKIIQIVSQPYPIDGKRAIIGTSVGIAIAPYDGQEVEELVRASDLALYSAKNGGRGQFRFYSSDLKDEEEERQLLLDDLREALESEQLELHYQPVVRIHDNHVVGMEALMRWEHEERGWVSPGMFIPVAEDSSLIGPLGDWALNRACADAAAWPDTVRVAVNVSARQFTTAGFVDVVADALQASGLDPDRLELELTESVFMGDSEATEETFRALKKIGVRLALDDFGTGYSSLSYLRSAPFDKLKVDKSFVDSCTQKDQNSAKIITAIIGLSKALGMETTVEGVEAFDQLEVVRSRGAELVQGWIFAKAMPQHQVLQNIRSGEFKIEPSGPDKHRPDRRSMFRRIGIIHGDHRYDAVIRDLSKTGAFVEGLVGVPLDTALVLDLGGGQLVVCKVLRSEGAQLGVEFETPLVSDGAGGLCTRHRVSPYALAAASLPVAGAPSHAPAALSAGASAPQFMQVQVGSGG encoded by the coding sequence ATGGCGGTCAGGAATCTTTGGAAGGGGCTTTCGGGCGGCGCGGGTGACAATCTCACCAGCGATGGCCTGCGGCTCTCGGTGCTCGAGGATTTCGAGCAGACCGGTCTCGCCTGGATCTGGGCTTCGGACGCCGATGGGGTGTTAAGCTACCTGTCGCCCGGTGCCGCCGAAGCCATGGGCCTGCCGCTGGCTAACCTGCTGGGCCGGCCCCTGGCGACCTTGTTCGAAACCGATCCCGAACATCCCGATACTCATTCCGCCCGCCCGCTCGGCTTCCAGATCAGCGCGCATAACCGGATCGTCGACGTCACCGTCCGCTGCGCGCTGCCCGAAGCCCGCACCGGTCGACCCGTGTGGCTGTCACTGTCCGGCCAGCCCAAGGTCGATTTGACCGGCCGTTTCCACGGTTACCGCGGCTCGGCCAAGGACATATCGGTCGAATACCAGCGCCAGATCGAAGATTCGCGGCTGGCCGAATACGATTCGCTGACCGGCCTCTACAACCGGCACCGGATGCACCGGCGGCTGGAATCGGTGCTGGCGGCGTTCAAGGCCGCCAAGCGCAACTGCGCGCTGATGATGCTGGACCTCGACCGGTTCAAGCAGGTCAACGACACCATGGGCCACCCGGCGGGCGACGACCTGCTGCGCCAGGTGGCGGAGCGGCTGCGCAACATCATCGGCGATCGCGGTGAGATCGGCCGGCTGGGCGGAGACGAGTTCCAGGTGATCATCCCCGATGTGGACGATCGCGGCAAGCTGGGGGAACTGGCCGACAAGATCATCCAGATCGTGTCGCAGCCCTATCCGATCGATGGCAAGCGGGCGATCATCGGGACTTCGGTCGGCATCGCCATCGCGCCGTACGACGGCCAGGAAGTGGAAGAGCTGGTGCGCGCGTCGGACCTCGCGCTCTATTCGGCCAAGAACGGCGGGCGCGGTCAGTTCCGTTTCTATTCATCGGACCTCAAGGACGAAGAGGAAGAGCGCCAGCTGCTGCTCGATGACCTGCGTGAGGCGCTGGAAAGCGAACAGCTGGAGCTGCACTATCAGCCGGTGGTTCGCATTCACGACAACCACGTGGTCGGGATGGAAGCGCTGATGCGCTGGGAGCATGAGGAGCGCGGCTGGGTCAGCCCGGGCATGTTCATCCCGGTGGCAGAGGATTCGAGCCTGATCGGCCCGTTGGGCGATTGGGCGCTGAACCGCGCGTGCGCCGATGCCGCCGCATGGCCGGACACTGTCCGCGTGGCGGTCAACGTGTCGGCGCGCCAGTTCACGACCGCCGGTTTCGTCGATGTGGTTGCCGATGCTTTGCAGGCCAGCGGGCTCGATCCCGACAGGCTGGAGCTGGAGCTCACTGAAAGCGTGTTCATGGGCGACAGCGAAGCCACGGAAGAAACCTTCCGAGCGTTGAAGAAGATCGGCGTGCGGCTGGCGCTGGACGATTTCGGCACCGGCTATTCCTCGCTGAGTTATCTCCGCTCGGCGCCGTTCGACAAGCTCAAGGTCGACAAGAGCTTCGTCGATTCGTGCACCCAGAAAGACCAGAACAGCGCCAAGATCATCACAGCGATCATTGGCTTGTCCAAGGCGCTGGGAATGGAGACGACCGTCGAGGGGGTGGAAGCGTTCGACCAGCTCGAAGTCGTCCGTTCGCGCGGGGCGGAACTGGTCCAAGGGTGGATTTTCGCCAAGGCCATGCCCCAGCATCAGGTGCTGCAGAACATCCGGTCGGGTGAATTCAAGATCGAGCCGAGTGGTCCGGACAAGCACCGCCCTGATCGGCGGTCGATGTTCCGCCGCATCGGGATCATCCACGGCGATCATCGGTACGACGCGGTGATCCGCGACCTGAGCAAGACCGGCGCGTTCGTCGAAGGCCTGGTCGGGGTTCCGCTCGATACCGCGCTGGTGCTCGATCTGGGCGGCGGTCAGCTGGTGGTGTGCAAGGTGCTGCGCTCCGAAGGCGCACAGCTTGGCGTCGAATTTGAAACGCCGTTGGTCAGCGACGGCGCGGGGGGATTGTGTACCCGCCACCGGGTCAGCCCATACGCGCTTGCGGCGGCGAGCCTGCCGGTCGCCGGCGCCCCGTCCCATGCGCCTGCCGCGCTCAGCGCCGGAGCCAGCGCGCCGCAGTTCATGCAGGTTCAGGTCGGCAGCGGCGGCTGA
- a CDS encoding nitroreductase, producing the protein MSNSSHPTYDEVVLGRRSIRGYLDKPVPRTLIEEVIALATRAPSSMNTQPWHFHVITGEPLARIRRGNTENILAGVPDSREFRRGSAFAGVHRERQIGVAKQLFEAMGIARDDKDKRQDWVLRGFRQFDAPVCVIVAYDRELADSDDSAFDCGAVTTALVNAAWSRGLGCVINSQGIMQSPVVREHAGIPEDQVIMKAVAMGWPDETFPANAVVSERKPVEEAARFIGFPD; encoded by the coding sequence ATGAGCAACTCATCGCACCCCACCTACGACGAAGTCGTGCTCGGCCGCCGATCGATCCGCGGCTATCTCGACAAACCCGTCCCCCGCACGCTGATTGAAGAGGTCATTGCCCTCGCCACCCGCGCGCCCTCGTCCATGAACACCCAGCCGTGGCACTTCCACGTCATCACTGGGGAGCCACTCGCGCGGATCCGGCGGGGGAACACGGAGAACATCTTGGCCGGCGTGCCCGACAGCCGCGAGTTCCGCCGTGGCAGCGCCTTTGCCGGCGTGCATCGCGAACGCCAGATCGGCGTCGCCAAGCAGTTGTTCGAAGCGATGGGCATCGCCCGCGACGACAAGGACAAGCGGCAGGACTGGGTATTGCGCGGCTTTCGCCAGTTCGACGCACCGGTGTGCGTCATCGTTGCCTACGACCGGGAACTGGCCGACAGCGACGACAGCGCTTTCGACTGCGGCGCGGTCACGACAGCGCTGGTCAACGCCGCCTGGTCACGCGGGCTCGGCTGCGTGATCAACAGCCAGGGCATCATGCAAAGCCCGGTGGTCCGCGAACATGCGGGCATCCCTGAGGACCAGGTGATCATGAAAGCGGTCGCGATGGGCTGGCCGGATGAAACCTTCCCCGCCAATGCGGTGGTCAGCGAACGCAAGCCGGTGGAGGAAGCGGCCCGCTTCATCGGTTTCCCCGATTGA
- a CDS encoding alanine racemase, producing MHHHPDARSVVRALAPDEPVILNRPHAAARAARFFAEKFPGKSLYAVKANPSPDLLRVLWGAGITHFDVASIAEVRLVREALPDAELCFMHPVKTARAIREAYFEHRVKTFSLDTVEELEKIVSATAHPDGTGATDLRLLVRLRVSSEYSELSLAAKFGCDLADAAELLQATRQHCDWLGVCFHVGSQAMTPFAYVQALERVRAAVAEASVVIDVVDVGGGFPSDYPGMEPPPLEDYFAIIHRHFEALPIAYNAELWCEPGRALCAEYSSLVVRVEKRRGDELYINDGAYGALFDAAHIDWRFPVNALEDDLTQPLAEFSFYGPTCDDADYMKGPFMLPADIQAGDYIEIGMLGAYGAAMKTGFNGFGNAEQIIVEDEPMASLYRGDRVDPRATDNVVSLR from the coding sequence TTGCACCATCATCCTGACGCACGGTCTGTAGTTCGCGCCCTCGCGCCGGACGAACCGGTCATTTTGAACCGCCCGCACGCAGCGGCGCGCGCGGCCCGTTTCTTCGCAGAGAAGTTTCCGGGCAAGTCGCTCTACGCCGTGAAGGCGAATCCTTCGCCTGACCTCTTGCGCGTGCTGTGGGGCGCAGGGATCACGCACTTCGACGTCGCGTCGATCGCCGAAGTGCGCCTGGTGCGGGAGGCTCTGCCGGATGCCGAGCTATGCTTCATGCATCCGGTCAAGACGGCGCGCGCAATCCGCGAAGCGTACTTCGAACACCGGGTGAAGACCTTCAGCCTCGACACGGTCGAGGAGTTGGAAAAGATCGTGTCGGCAACGGCACATCCCGACGGCACCGGCGCGACCGACCTGCGGTTGCTGGTGCGCCTGCGGGTGTCCTCGGAATACTCGGAACTCAGCCTGGCCGCGAAGTTCGGCTGTGATCTCGCCGATGCGGCCGAACTGCTGCAGGCGACTCGCCAGCATTGTGACTGGCTGGGTGTGTGCTTCCACGTCGGCAGCCAGGCGATGACGCCGTTTGCCTATGTGCAGGCGCTGGAGCGCGTGCGCGCCGCCGTGGCCGAAGCTTCGGTCGTGATCGACGTGGTCGATGTCGGCGGAGGCTTTCCGAGCGATTACCCCGGCATGGAGCCGCCCCCGCTGGAAGATTACTTCGCGATCATCCACCGCCACTTCGAGGCGCTGCCGATCGCCTACAACGCCGAACTGTGGTGCGAGCCCGGCCGCGCGCTGTGCGCAGAGTATTCATCGCTCGTCGTGCGAGTGGAGAAGCGCCGTGGGGACGAACTCTACATCAACGATGGCGCCTATGGTGCGCTGTTCGATGCCGCGCACATCGATTGGCGGTTCCCCGTGAACGCGCTTGAGGATGACCTGACGCAGCCGTTGGCCGAGTTTTCGTTCTATGGTCCGACCTGCGACGATGCCGATTACATGAAGGGGCCCTTCATGCTACCGGCCGACATCCAGGCTGGCGATTACATCGAGATCGGCATGCTGGGTGCGTACGGCGCGGCGATGAAGACCGGCTTCAACGGCTTCGGGAATGCCGAACAGATCATCGTCGAAGATGAGCCGATGGCGAGCCTCTATCGCGGCGATCGGGTGGATCCGCGCGCCACCGACAATGTGGTGAGCCTACGCTAA
- a CDS encoding carboxynorspermidine decarboxylase — protein METRAGDPGAFARFDLQRVDSPAFVVDAARLRANLQILADVRDAADIKVLAALKAFSMWSVAPIIGEYLDGVCTSGLWEARLASEFYDGEIATYCAAYKPDELAEVCRLSDHVIFNSPGQLERFRPVLDAARAAGQDFDVGLRINPLCPCGEVPRYDPSSPGSRLGFPLDQLTPEIMEQVDGIHFHNLCEQDFEPLRRTWDTVFDQIEPYFGDLKWINMGGGHHITRSDYQREELIEFLKDAKDDTDAEIYLEPGEAVALDAGILVGTILDSHWNGLPVAITDISATCHMPDVIEAPYRPAMLNEAGEGEPVRLGGPSCLAGDVIGDYRLSVPNEPGERFAFLDQAHYSMVKTNTFNGVQLPSIWLWDSDTDALEQIRSFGYEDFRDRLS, from the coding sequence ATGGAAACCAGGGCCGGCGATCCGGGGGCGTTTGCGCGCTTCGACCTGCAACGCGTGGACTCACCTGCGTTCGTGGTCGATGCCGCCAGGCTGCGCGCCAATCTGCAAATCCTTGCCGATGTGCGCGACGCCGCCGACATCAAGGTGCTTGCGGCACTGAAGGCTTTCAGCATGTGGTCGGTCGCCCCGATCATCGGCGAGTACCTGGACGGTGTCTGCACCAGCGGCTTGTGGGAAGCGCGGCTGGCGAGCGAATTCTACGATGGCGAGATCGCCACCTATTGCGCCGCCTACAAACCCGACGAGTTGGCGGAGGTCTGCCGCCTGTCAGATCACGTGATCTTCAATTCGCCCGGACAGCTCGAACGCTTTCGCCCGGTCCTCGACGCAGCGCGTGCCGCGGGGCAGGACTTCGATGTGGGCTTGCGGATCAATCCGCTTTGCCCGTGCGGCGAGGTGCCGCGCTACGATCCGTCCTCGCCCGGCAGCCGGCTCGGCTTCCCGCTGGACCAGTTGACGCCCGAGATCATGGAGCAGGTCGACGGTATCCATTTCCACAACCTGTGCGAGCAGGATTTCGAACCTCTGCGCCGCACGTGGGACACCGTGTTTGACCAGATCGAGCCCTATTTCGGCGATCTCAAGTGGATCAACATGGGCGGCGGCCATCATATCACTCGCTCGGATTACCAACGCGAAGAACTGATCGAATTCCTGAAGGACGCGAAAGACGATACTGACGCGGAAATCTACCTTGAGCCGGGCGAGGCGGTAGCGCTCGATGCCGGCATCCTGGTCGGCACGATCCTCGATTCGCACTGGAACGGCCTGCCCGTGGCGATCACCGACATTTCCGCGACCTGCCACATGCCCGATGTCATCGAAGCGCCGTATCGCCCGGCGATGCTGAACGAGGCGGGCGAGGGTGAACCGGTCCGCCTGGGAGGGCCATCCTGCCTCGCGGGGGATGTCATCGGCGACTATCGCTTGTCGGTGCCGAACGAGCCTGGCGAGCGCTTCGCGTTTCTCGATCAGGCGCACTACTCGATGGTAAAGACGAACACTTTCAATGGGGTGCAGCTGCCTTCCATCTGGTTGTGGGACAGCGACACTGACGCGCTCGAGCAAATACGCAGCTTCGGCTATGAGGATTTCCGCGATCGGCTCAGCTGA
- a CDS encoding VOC family protein codes for MAEQRLSLVTLGTRDLARSRRFYTDGFGWTPAFENEEIIFYQLGGIILGTFERGRWNGTWAEAASTDPAHSRWRTTSARARRSSL; via the coding sequence GTGGCCGAGCAGCGCCTCTCCCTGGTCACTCTTGGTACGCGCGACCTCGCACGGTCGCGGCGGTTCTACACCGACGGGTTCGGGTGGACGCCCGCGTTCGAGAACGAGGAGATCATCTTCTACCAGCTTGGCGGGATCATCCTGGGGACATTTGAGAGGGGGCGCTGGAACGGGACATGGGCCGAGGCGGCCTCGACCGACCCGGCGCATTCGCGCTGGCGCACAACGTCCGCTCGCGCGAGGAGGTCGAGCCTTTGA
- a CDS encoding saccharopine dehydrogenase family protein, which translates to MSTVLVIGAGGVSSVCVHKMAMNAEIFSAIHLASRTKSKCDAIAASVTQRTGRDVQTYSIDAEEVPAMVNLIRKVQPSLVVNLALPYQDLPIMDACLEAGVNYLDTANYEPKDEAKFEYKWQWAYHDRFKQAGLMALLGSGFDPGVTSVFTMWLKKHKLKTIRQLDILDCNGGDHGQHFATNFNPEINIREVTAPARHWENGEWVETPAMQVKTEFDFEAVGKKNAYLMYHEELESLAKFVPELERARFWMTFGDAYITHLTVLQNVGMTSIEPIRYQGKEIIPLQFLAAVLPKPESLGETTKGNTNIGVIATGEALDGSGEKTFYIKNICSHEAAYEETGNQAVSYTTGVPAMIGSAMVVTGKWAGDGVFNMEEMDPDPFMEMLNSDGLPWTVEELNGPVEF; encoded by the coding sequence ATGTCGACAGTCCTGGTAATCGGTGCGGGTGGGGTCAGCTCGGTCTGCGTCCACAAGATGGCGATGAATGCCGAAATCTTCTCCGCTATCCATCTCGCCAGCCGCACCAAATCGAAGTGTGACGCGATCGCGGCCAGCGTGACGCAGCGCACCGGCCGCGACGTCCAGACCTATTCGATCGATGCCGAAGAGGTGCCGGCGATGGTCAACCTGATCCGCAAGGTGCAGCCCAGCCTGGTGGTCAATCTGGCGCTGCCGTACCAGGACCTGCCGATCATGGACGCCTGCCTGGAAGCGGGCGTCAACTACCTCGACACCGCGAACTACGAGCCCAAGGACGAGGCCAAGTTTGAATACAAGTGGCAGTGGGCCTACCACGACCGCTTCAAGCAGGCCGGGCTGATGGCGCTGCTCGGCTCGGGCTTCGACCCGGGTGTGACCAGCGTGTTCACCATGTGGCTCAAGAAGCACAAGCTGAAGACCATCCGTCAGCTCGACATCCTCGATTGCAACGGCGGCGATCACGGCCAGCACTTCGCGACCAACTTCAATCCTGAGATCAACATCCGCGAGGTCACCGCGCCGGCTCGCCACTGGGAGAACGGCGAGTGGGTCGAAACCCCGGCGATGCAGGTGAAAACCGAGTTCGATTTCGAGGCGGTAGGCAAGAAGAACGCCTACCTGATGTATCATGAAGAGCTGGAAAGCCTGGCGAAGTTCGTCCCTGAACTGGAGCGGGCGCGGTTCTGGATGACTTTCGGCGATGCCTACATCACGCACCTGACCGTGCTGCAGAACGTCGGCATGACCTCGATCGAGCCGATCCGCTACCAGGGCAAGGAGATCATCCCGCTGCAGTTCCTCGCCGCGGTGCTGCCCAAGCCAGAGTCACTGGGCGAAACCACCAAGGGCAATACCAACATCGGCGTCATCGCCACCGGTGAGGCGCTCGACGGGTCGGGCGAGAAAACATTCTACATCAAGAACATCTGCAGTCATGAAGCGGCTTACGAAGAGACCGGCAATCAGGCGGTCAGCTACACCACCGGCGTGCCGGCCATGATCGGCAGCGCAATGGTGGTGACGGGCAAGTGGGCCGGGGACGGCGTGTTCAACATGGAAGAGATGGACCCCGATCCATTCATGGAGATGCTCAATTCGGACGGGCTGCCGTGGACGGTCGAGGAACTGAACGGACCGGTCGAATTCTGA